Proteins encoded within one genomic window of Amycolatopsis sp. 2-15:
- a CDS encoding limonene-1,2-epoxide hydrolase family protein produces the protein MSEPKAVVTAFLQALEDMDVERALSHVAVDITYQNVPLPAARGLAAVEKQLRTLTRFGTGFEARTHHIAADGNIVLTERTDVLRRGSFAAEFWVCGTFEVENGRIVLWRDYFDWTTFLAASAKGAGRAALSGAKTLIGKYRS, from the coding sequence ATGAGCGAACCCAAGGCCGTGGTCACCGCGTTCCTGCAGGCTCTCGAGGACATGGACGTCGAGCGGGCGCTGAGCCACGTGGCAGTCGACATCACCTACCAGAACGTGCCGCTCCCGGCCGCCCGCGGGCTCGCGGCTGTGGAGAAGCAGCTGCGCACACTGACCCGGTTCGGCACCGGGTTCGAAGCGCGCACGCACCACATCGCCGCAGACGGCAACATCGTGCTCACCGAACGCACCGACGTGCTGCGCCGCGGTTCGTTCGCGGCGGAGTTCTGGGTGTGCGGCACCTTCGAGGTCGAGAACGGCCGGATCGTGCTGTGGCGCGACTACTTCGACTGGACGACGTTCCTCGCGGCCAGCGCGAAGGGCGCCGGACGCGCGGCGCTGTCCGGCGCCAAGACCCTCATCGGCAAGTACCGTTCGTAG